The following proteins are co-located in the Gorilla gorilla gorilla isolate KB3781 chromosome 7, NHGRI_mGorGor1-v2.1_pri, whole genome shotgun sequence genome:
- the MRPL13 gene encoding large ribosomal subunit protein uL13m has product MSSFSRAPQQWATFARIWYLLDGKMQPPGKLAAMASIRLQGLHKPVYHALSDCGDHVVIMNTRHIAFSGNKWEQKVYSSHTGYPGGFRQVTAAQLHLRDPVAIVKLAIYGMLPKNLHRRTMMKRLHLFPDEDIPEDILKNLVEELPQPRKIPKRLDEYTQEEIDAFPRLWTPPEDYRL; this is encoded by the exons CAATGGGCCACTTTTGCTAGAATATGGTATCTCTTAGATGGGAAAATGCAGCCACCTGGCAAACTTGCTGCTATGGCATCAATAAGACTTCAGGGATTACATAAACCTGTGTACCATGCACTGA gtgaCTGTGGGGATCATGTTGTTATAATGAACACAAGACACATTGCATTTTCTGGAAACAAATGGGAACAAAAAGTATACTCTTCGCATACTGG CTACCCAGGTGGATTTAGACAAGTAACAGCTGCTCAGCTTCACCTGAGGGATCCAGTGGCA ATTGTAAAACTAGCTATTTATGGCATGCTGCCAAAAAACCTTCACAGAAGAACAATGATGAAAAGGTTGCATCTTTTTCCAGATGAG gataTTCCAGAAGATATTCTTAAGAATTTAGTAGAGGAGCTTCCTCAACCACGAAAAATACCTAAACGTCTAGATGAGtacacacaagaagaaatagacgcCTTCCCAAGATTGTGGACTCC